From Anopheles darlingi chromosome 2, idAnoDarlMG_H_01, whole genome shotgun sequence, the proteins below share one genomic window:
- the LOC125950085 gene encoding ATPase family protein 2 homolog — MAPKSATKKEKPLWWNCEKCQTYLPTSELTKHQEANCTNIGTLSGYVSAGDTFHCRKVEVGTLVTLEEVKRCTDAQRYRLVTLPLSVMRKLGLMLGDYVEISLSRNGTPVGTIVRVVWPVEDRTGTKIALEALDEFDSDKSNELIASVTAIDPSKLEDAQEISLRLEDPEDQGKVFNKNGQFLVSCLKHQLQGSVVIRENQIALKICNKMFAFRIVNVRTVGEGDTVTEQLNRMSLQDRRMFVVLRTTKLVVLDNAQMEQEIHQNQRYALERIGALDGIITELRTLMDAAFSIETRKRHGPISRGVLLYGVSGVGKTMLVNALAAHYRCHVVRLNCSEVYSKFYGESEANVSRQFSEVFEVHPKPALVIVEELHNLCPKASSSDIGKRISQHFLNLLDSLHSSARGNRSLVIGTTDNVDNVNALLRRGGRLDYEFELPVPDAAGRESILQRVLSRATHSLSSEEIRSIARITHGYVGADLENLVANAAGGTAGSSTIDSQALLTATQHVKASAMREIMIECPNIRWTDIGGQEELKHKLRQIIDWPIHHPEVFTRLGIKPPRGLLMFGPPGCSKTMIAKAIATESRLNFLSIKGSQLFSMWVGESERAVRDLFRRARQVAPSIIFFDEIDAIGGERSGDGGSGGSSVKERVLAQLLTEMDGVSVLKDVRIVAATNRPDLIDRALMRPGRLDRIVYVRLPDEAAREEIFRIKLKTIPTAADVDLQELVRRSVGCSGSEIEAICQEAALRGLEGSFDVQTINWSHFEHALQLVRPRTSPDLLRLYDDYLKQHQ; from the exons GTGAAAAGTGCCAAACGTACCTGCCAACCAGTGAGCTGACGAAGCACCAGGAAGCAAACTGTACGAACATCGGAACACTCTCCGGTTATGTTTCTGCCGGTGATACCTTCCACTGCCGGAAGGTTGAAGTTGGTACGCTCGTAACGTTGGAAGAGGTGAAGAGATGTACCGACGCACAACGGTACCGATTGGTCACGTTGCCTCTGAGTGTGATGAGAAAGCTGGGATTAATGCTGGGCGACTACGTGGAGATCTCATTGAGCAGAAACGGAACCCCGGTTGGTACGATCGTTCGCGTTGTGTGGCCGGTAGAGGATCGCACCGGGACCAAAATCGCCCTTGAAGCTCTAG ATGAGTTCGACAGCGACAAGAGCAACGAACTTATCGCTAGCGTGACTGCGATCGATCCAAGCAAGCTGGAAGATGCACAAGAAATTAGTCTCCGTCTTGAGGATCCTGAAGATCAGGGTAAAGTGTTCAACAAAAATGGCCAGTTCCTGGTCTCCTGTTTAAAGCATCAACTGCAAGGCAGCGTGGTGATTAGGGAGAACCAGATCGCTTTAAAGATTTGCAACAAAATGTTCGCCTTCCGCATTGTGAATGTTCGCACCGTCGGTGAAGGTGACACGGTGACCGAACAGTTGAACCGAATGAGCTTGCAGGATCGTCGAATGTTCGTTGTACTGCGTACCACGAAGCTCGTTGTGCTCGATAATGCTCAAATGGAACAGGAGATCCATCAGAATCAACGGTACGCCCTCGAACGTATCGGAGCTCTTGACGGCATCATCACTGAACTGCGGACACTCATGGATGCGGCGTTTAGTATCGAGACACGGAAGCGCCACGGTCCCATAAGTCGTGGTGTACTCCTGTACGGTGTCTCGGGTGTAGGCAAGACAATGCTGGTCAATGCATTGGCCGCACACTACCGGTGCCATGTGGTTCGCCTGAACTGTTCGGAGGTATACAGCAAGTTCTACGGCGAATCGGAAGCGAACGTTTCTCGCCAGTTTAGCGAAGTGTTCGAAGTTCATCCCAAACCGGCCCTCGTCATCGTAGAGGAACTGCACAATCTCTGTCCAAAGGCGAGTTCAAGCGATATCGGCAAACGCATCTCGCAACACTTTCTTAATCTGCTCGATAGTCTGCACAGCTCGGCACGTGGTAACCGCTCCCTGGTGATCGGTACAACGGACAATGTGGACAACGTGAATGCGTTGTTACGTCGTGGAGGACGCTTGGATTACGAGTTCGAACTACCGGTTCCAGATGCTGCAGGGCGCGAGTCCATATTGCAGCGAGTCTTGTCACGAGCTACTCACAGTCTGTCCAGTGAGGAAATCCGTTCAATTGCCCGCATAACGCACGGTTATGTTGGGGCCGATTTGGAGAACTTGGTGGCCAATGCTGCGGGTGGTACAGCAGGATCGTCGACGATCGATAGTCAAGCACTGCTGACGGCAACTCAGCACGTAAAGGCCAGTGCGATGCGTGAAATTATGATTGAGTGCCCTAATATCCGTTGGACAGATATTGGAGGGCAGGAGGAACTTAAACATAAACTGCGTCAAATCATTGATTGGCCTATCCACCATCCCGAAGTGTTTACACGGCTCGGTATTAAACCACCACGCGGTTTGCTCATGTTCGGACCACCGGGATGCTCAAAAACGATGATCGCCAAAGCGATTGCGACGGAGAGCCGATTAAATTTTCTATCGATCAAGGGATCCCAGCTGTTCTCGATGTGGGTTGGTGAATCGGAACGAGCGGTGCGGGATCTGTTCCGCCGAGCACGTCAGGTAGCGCCCTCGATAATCTTTTTCGATGAAATCGATGCGATCGGTGGCGAACGatccggtgatggtggaagcGGTGGCAGTTCTGTGAAAGAACGCGTCCTGGCTCAGCTGCTGACCGAGATGGATGGTGTGAGCGTGCTAAAGGATGTGCGCATTGTAGCGGCCACCAATCGACCCGATCTTATCGACCGTGCCTTGATGCGACCTGGTCGATTGGATCGCATCGTGTACGTGAGGCTACCGGATGAGGCCGCACGGGAGGAGATCTTTCGTATTAAACTGAAAACAATCCCAACGGCCGCTGATGTGGACCTGCAGGAGCTGGTgcgtcgttcggtcggttgctctGGCTCGGAAATTGAAGCCATCTGTCAGGAGGCAGCACTGCGTGGACTCGAAGGCTCGTTCGATGTGCAAACCATCAACTGGTCACACTTTGAGCACGCTCTCCAACTCGTACGACCACGTACCAGTCCCGATCTCTTACGCCTGTACGACGACTATCTAAAGCAACATCAATAA